One Chitinispirillales bacterium ANBcel5 genomic region harbors:
- a CDS encoding SpoIIE family protein phosphatase, with protein MLNLFFSFDFLFPAVLTLTVAVVILSIFYRRYPLHLIYKSKLGLESMLDAVNDPLAVISSDYTVKRINKAYALLIGQPIKQSIGQKCYKLLRNRSDICEDCHLKETLSTQKSYFVEHSVHPDGHGAVSINFSTYAIPYERKTEFCVIEHIRDITTLEQLKLDLEKKNHSLANTTKRLEAAQENIHDELKLARRIQQGLLPPEIPSSKSLKLDVVCQPISEVGGDFYDFVTISEDKFGIFIGDASGHGLSSSLIGAIAKTSLDHHSKSKIDTSELLLRMNADLCRCIHTSHYLTCFWCIFDFKKNIVEFSRAGHPIPVVIRKDGTFEKLKCSGPFLGILDEPFLDKNYFEFKKGDRFYFFTDGIYDVFERQDRKLNVFGYDRFTELITEISSTPFEGVIGSIENSLSEYSLEDDYTLIVAEICA; from the coding sequence ATGCTTAACCTGTTTTTTTCATTCGATTTTCTCTTCCCTGCTGTGCTGACACTCACAGTAGCAGTAGTAATTCTTAGCATTTTTTACCGTCGCTACCCTCTTCACCTCATTTATAAAAGCAAGCTAGGGTTGGAGAGTATGCTTGATGCGGTGAATGATCCTTTGGCTGTTATCTCAAGTGATTACACAGTTAAGCGAATCAATAAAGCATATGCGCTACTTATTGGCCAACCTATCAAGCAATCAATCGGGCAAAAATGTTATAAACTATTAAGGAACCGTTCAGATATTTGTGAAGACTGCCATTTAAAAGAAACTCTTTCTACTCAAAAAAGTTACTTTGTTGAGCATTCAGTCCATCCCGATGGCCACGGGGCTGTTTCTATTAATTTTTCTACATACGCAATTCCCTATGAGAGAAAAACCGAATTCTGTGTAATCGAACATATAAGAGACATCACCACTCTTGAACAACTCAAACTCGACCTTGAGAAAAAAAACCACTCGCTTGCTAATACCACCAAAAGGCTGGAAGCAGCGCAAGAAAACATTCACGATGAACTTAAGCTTGCCCGAAGAATTCAGCAAGGTCTTTTACCACCTGAAATACCTTCATCAAAATCACTAAAGCTTGATGTCGTATGCCAACCTATTTCAGAGGTAGGAGGCGATTTCTACGACTTCGTTACTATTTCTGAAGATAAATTTGGTATCTTCATAGGGGACGCGTCCGGACACGGTTTGTCCTCATCATTGATTGGTGCTATAGCCAAAACATCTCTTGACCATCACAGCAAATCAAAAATCGATACATCAGAGCTCCTATTACGAATGAATGCTGACCTTTGCAGATGCATTCATACCAGTCATTACTTAACCTGTTTCTGGTGTATTTTTGATTTTAAAAAAAATATTGTAGAATTTAGCAGAGCTGGTCACCCAATACCAGTTGTAATAAGAAAAGATGGAACTTTTGAAAAACTTAAATGTTCCGGACCGTTCCTTGGTATTCTTGATGAACCGTTTCTTGATAAAAACTACTTTGAGTTTAAAAAAGGTGACCGCTTTTATTTTTTCACCGATGGTATTTATGATGTCTTTGAACGACAAGATCGAAAACTTAATGTTTTTGGGTATGACCGTTTTACTGAACTTATTACCGAAATTTCATCAACACCTTTTGAAGGGGTTATAGGCTCTATAGAAAATAGCTTATCTGAATATTCACTTGAAGACGACTATACACTCATTGTCGCTGAGATTTGCGCGTAA
- the tsaB gene encoding tRNA (adenosine(37)-N6)-threonylcarbamoyltransferase complex dimerization subunit type 1 TsaB: MSVILGIDTSSTDLGIGLHKDGKPLASVSRFVRNSHAEHITEAVKMLLKLNSVDPSEVTHVAIPVGPGSFTGLRIGIAFVKGFCASNNRKVLPLSTLNVMAASFKTPVETRIFSAIDARNDEIYWASFSIKDGKMLRLSDDKISGIDELLETSTPDDIIITDKMGFSRSTIFKALENKRNTLAVENDPVHRGFVTSAIASSFLDDSSLWCDAFELKPNYLRLSYAQKKAS, translated from the coding sequence ATGAGCGTAATTCTTGGAATAGACACTTCATCAACGGATCTTGGTATTGGATTGCATAAAGATGGTAAACCTTTGGCATCTGTTTCGAGGTTTGTTCGTAATTCACATGCAGAACATATAACCGAAGCGGTAAAAATGCTTCTGAAACTAAATTCTGTTGATCCTAGTGAAGTCACTCATGTAGCTATTCCTGTTGGTCCGGGGTCATTTACCGGACTTCGTATAGGTATTGCCTTTGTAAAAGGATTTTGCGCCAGTAACAACAGAAAAGTTCTCCCGCTTTCAACTCTCAATGTGATGGCTGCTTCATTTAAAACTCCTGTGGAGACCAGGATTTTTTCTGCTATAGACGCAAGAAACGATGAAATATATTGGGCATCTTTCAGTATTAAAGATGGTAAAATGTTACGTTTGAGTGATGATAAGATCAGTGGAATTGATGAATTACTTGAAACCTCAACCCCCGATGATATTATAATTACAGATAAAATGGGATTTTCTCGTAGTACCATTTTCAAAGCTCTTGAAAATAAAAGAAACACTCTGGCCGTTGAAAATGATCCTGTTCACCGTGGCTTTGTAACTTCAGCCATTGCAAGTTCTTTTTTAGATGATAGCAGCCTTTGGTGTGATGCTTTTGAGCTGAAACCAAACTATCTACGTCTTTCTTATGCACAAAAGAAAGCAAGCTGA
- a CDS encoding D-alanine--D-alanine ligase — protein MKIGVNVLMGGPSAEHEVSLRSGREILYNLSKDKYNIRAVVVTKEKDFYFCEIDHSVHDLDSLSSPNDSPLFNGPYKANCCEELWKSCDVTLLALHGTFGEDGTVQGFLETIGIPYTGSGVYASAVAMNKITSKFIYEKGGLTVPPYSIFGKNNPDVTVDQLIENHGLPCYVKCPQSGSSRLMGCANDKKSLLKLLGELLEDSDDILVEAAVDGIEFSCGVVENPDGTIEALPPVEIRPVNSTFFDYHAKYSDGASLELVPAPRAEELLDEIKRVSLKAHNLLNCSGYSRTDMIYADSKLYVLETNTLPGMTSNSLLPKAYKAAGGTYNKLLDIMIQSALSKGDTKGK, from the coding sequence ATGAAAATCGGCGTGAATGTACTTATGGGGGGACCTTCTGCAGAACATGAGGTCTCCTTACGTTCTGGAAGAGAGATTCTGTACAATCTTAGTAAAGATAAGTACAACATAAGGGCAGTTGTCGTAACCAAAGAGAAAGACTTTTATTTTTGCGAAATAGACCATAGTGTTCATGATCTGGATTCTCTCTCTTCACCAAATGACTCTCCTCTCTTTAATGGCCCTTATAAAGCTAACTGTTGTGAAGAGCTGTGGAAATCATGTGACGTAACACTCCTGGCGCTACATGGAACATTTGGAGAAGATGGTACTGTGCAGGGGTTTTTGGAAACCATAGGTATTCCTTATACCGGTTCAGGGGTATATGCAAGCGCGGTAGCAATGAACAAAATCACTTCAAAGTTCATTTATGAAAAGGGGGGCCTTACTGTTCCCCCTTACTCGATATTTGGAAAAAACAACCCCGATGTAACAGTTGACCAACTTATTGAAAACCATGGCCTCCCCTGCTACGTTAAATGTCCTCAATCCGGATCCAGCCGTTTGATGGGGTGTGCCAACGATAAGAAATCGTTGCTTAAACTTTTAGGTGAACTTCTGGAAGACTCCGATGATATACTGGTTGAAGCCGCTGTTGATGGAATTGAATTCTCCTGTGGTGTAGTAGAGAACCCCGATGGTACCATTGAGGCTCTTCCACCTGTTGAGATCCGACCAGTAAACTCTACATTTTTTGATTACCATGCTAAATACAGTGATGGTGCATCTCTTGAACTGGTGCCGGCTCCCCGAGCTGAGGAGTTACTTGATGAAATTAAGAGAGTTTCATTAAAAGCTCATAATTTACTCAACTGCAGTGGTTATTCAAGAACTGATATGATCTACGCGGATTCAAAACTTTATGTGCTTGAAACGAATACTCTTCCCGGAATGACCTCCAACTCCCTGCTTCCCAAAGCCTATAAAGCAGCAGGAGGGACCTACAATAAGTTACTTGATATAATGATTCAGTCTGCTTTGTCCAAAGGAGATACGAAGGGGAAATGA
- a CDS encoding glycine--tRNA ligase, with protein sequence MAVKSPNLMSTIVNLCKRRGFIFQSSEIYGGLNSCWDYGPLGVELKRNVKESWWRSMVTHRRNIVGLDSSILMHPKIWEASGHLSGFSDPLVDCKKCKERFRADHLESLEKCPKCSGELTDIRKFNLMFKTFMGPVEDNTSTVYLRPETAQGIFVNFLNVQQSARLKPPFGIAQIGKSFRNEITPGNFIYRTREFEQMEMEFFVPPEEDQKWYEYWSQARFQWYIDHGIKRENLRLRDHESDELAHYAKACVDVEFLFPFGWSELEGIANRTDYDLKQHSEFSGKSLAYFDEESKQHYFPYVIEPAAGADRTTLAFLVDAYDVEGEGKNKRTILRLHPSLSPIKAAVLPLVKRDGMPEMAEKIYDELLDDSIKSFYDHSSSIGRRYARQDEIGTPYCITVDSQSLEDQTVTLRERDSREQYRIAASSVSEILKQKMKDALK encoded by the coding sequence ATGGCGGTAAAATCCCCAAACCTCATGAGTACTATTGTGAATCTGTGCAAACGAAGAGGATTTATTTTCCAATCCAGTGAGATATATGGTGGTCTCAACAGTTGCTGGGATTACGGTCCTCTTGGAGTTGAACTCAAAAGAAATGTAAAAGAGTCATGGTGGCGTTCTATGGTGACCCATCGCCGAAATATCGTAGGCCTGGATTCCTCAATACTCATGCATCCAAAAATCTGGGAAGCATCCGGTCACTTATCTGGTTTTTCTGATCCACTTGTTGATTGTAAAAAATGTAAGGAAAGATTCAGAGCAGACCATCTTGAAAGCCTCGAAAAGTGCCCTAAATGTAGTGGAGAATTAACGGATATAAGAAAATTTAACCTTATGTTCAAAACGTTTATGGGACCTGTTGAAGATAATACCTCAACTGTTTATCTACGACCAGAAACTGCTCAGGGTATATTTGTTAATTTTCTGAACGTACAACAATCCGCAAGACTTAAACCACCATTTGGAATTGCACAGATTGGTAAAAGTTTTCGCAATGAGATTACTCCGGGAAATTTTATCTACCGAACCCGTGAATTTGAGCAAATGGAAATGGAATTTTTTGTACCACCAGAAGAAGACCAGAAATGGTATGAGTACTGGAGTCAGGCACGTTTTCAGTGGTACATAGACCATGGTATTAAACGTGAGAATCTAAGGCTTCGGGATCACGAAAGTGATGAACTTGCCCATTACGCGAAAGCGTGTGTGGATGTAGAGTTCTTATTTCCTTTTGGGTGGAGTGAGCTGGAAGGTATTGCAAACAGAACTGATTATGATTTAAAACAGCATTCAGAGTTTAGTGGAAAGAGTTTGGCTTATTTTGATGAAGAGTCAAAACAACACTATTTTCCATATGTTATAGAACCCGCTGCTGGTGCAGACAGAACAACGCTTGCATTTCTGGTTGATGCTTATGACGTGGAAGGTGAAGGTAAAAATAAACGCACCATCCTTCGTCTTCATCCATCACTTTCTCCGATCAAGGCAGCAGTATTACCACTGGTGAAAAGGGATGGTATGCCGGAGATGGCAGAGAAGATTTATGATGAACTATTAGATGATTCAATCAAATCGTTTTATGACCATAGTTCATCAATCGGAAGACGCTATGCTCGTCAGGATGAAATCGGAACACCGTATTGCATCACAGTTGACAGCCAAAGCCTTGAAGACCAGACTGTAACACTCCGAGAACGTGACAGCCGTGAGCAATACAGAATAGCTGCGAGTTCCGTATCTGAAATTTTAAAACAGAAAATGAAAGATGCATTAAAATGA
- a CDS encoding RnfABCDGE type electron transport complex subunit B: MEILLSVIIVGSVGLFFGLGLGIASKKLHVFVDPRISKLQDILPGANCGACGYPGCAGFAKALVEGKAKTTGCIPGGSKTVHEIADILGINADDSNEPKIAAIHCKGGKKEALERARYDGIEDCHAATLVGNGSKVCPDGCLGLGSCVRACPFGAIHVNENGVAVVNPDKCTGCEKCVASCPRKIISMIPKVHKIFLACANHERGGKVKKYCSVGCTACTLCVKATPSRAISMQNNLPVLDYTKEENFIPAVNKCPSNCFTDLVKVRPKANIDTKCDGCGVCVDACPVKGAIQGEPGKRHVVNKEKCIGCGLCLNKCHAHAIALWGGLGYDSGDKSRRQRSSSINA, encoded by the coding sequence GTGGAAATTTTGCTTTCGGTTATAATTGTCGGCTCTGTTGGCTTATTCTTTGGCCTTGGTCTTGGAATAGCATCCAAAAAATTACATGTCTTCGTTGATCCCCGTATCTCAAAACTTCAGGATATCCTTCCTGGAGCAAATTGTGGCGCTTGTGGGTATCCTGGATGCGCCGGTTTTGCTAAAGCATTGGTTGAGGGAAAAGCAAAGACAACAGGATGTATTCCAGGTGGTTCTAAAACGGTTCATGAAATAGCGGACATACTCGGTATTAATGCAGACGATTCCAATGAACCAAAAATCGCCGCGATACATTGTAAAGGTGGCAAAAAAGAAGCACTGGAAAGAGCGCGGTATGACGGTATAGAAGATTGTCATGCTGCTACTTTGGTTGGTAATGGCTCAAAAGTCTGCCCTGATGGGTGCCTGGGTCTTGGAAGTTGTGTACGGGCATGCCCTTTTGGAGCAATACACGTTAACGAAAACGGGGTCGCTGTAGTTAATCCGGATAAATGTACCGGGTGTGAAAAATGTGTCGCATCATGCCCACGCAAAATAATTTCTATGATTCCCAAAGTTCATAAAATCTTTCTTGCATGCGCTAATCATGAACGCGGTGGAAAGGTAAAAAAATATTGCTCAGTTGGATGTACAGCCTGTACATTATGTGTAAAAGCAACACCTTCCAGGGCAATTTCAATGCAAAACAACTTACCGGTTCTTGATTACACCAAAGAAGAAAATTTCATTCCCGCGGTAAATAAATGCCCGTCCAACTGCTTTACCGATCTGGTTAAGGTACGGCCAAAAGCAAATATTGATACAAAATGTGATGGATGTGGTGTCTGTGTTGATGCGTGCCCTGTTAAAGGTGCAATACAGGGAGAGCCAGGAAAACGCCATGTGGTCAATAAGGAAAAATGCATTGGATGTGGATTATGTCTCAATAAGTGCCATGCTCACGCAATTGCTCTGTGGGGTGGGCTCGGTTATGACTCAGGAGATAAAAGCAGAAGACAAAGATCGTCTTCAATAAATGCATAA
- a CDS encoding RnfABCDGE type electron transport complex subunit A: MNGLINILQISIAAVLVQNLVLARFLGLCPFLGVSKKLSSATGMGMAVIFVMTVASMFTWVIHNYILIPMDVAYLQTIVFILVIASLVQLLEMSLQKFSPALYEALGIFLPLITTNCAILGVAVLNTGINEFTGNSFTFIESLVNGIASGVGFTLALVLMAGVREKLELANTPKALEGLPAAFLVGGLMALAFLGFSGLNFFASVGG; the protein is encoded by the coding sequence ATGAATGGTTTAATAAACATTTTACAGATTTCTATAGCAGCGGTTCTCGTTCAGAACCTGGTTTTAGCACGTTTTCTTGGCTTGTGCCCCTTTCTGGGAGTGTCAAAAAAGCTCTCAAGTGCCACCGGTATGGGAATGGCAGTTATATTTGTGATGACAGTAGCATCTATGTTTACATGGGTTATTCATAACTACATCCTTATACCCATGGATGTTGCTTATTTGCAGACAATTGTATTTATTCTGGTCATAGCATCTCTTGTACAGTTGCTTGAGATGTCGCTGCAGAAATTCTCACCCGCACTATACGAGGCTCTGGGTATTTTCCTTCCCCTTATTACAACAAACTGTGCTATCTTAGGGGTAGCGGTGTTGAACACCGGAATTAATGAATTTACCGGTAATTCTTTCACCTTTATTGAGAGCCTTGTCAATGGTATTGCTTCCGGTGTGGGTTTCACTCTTGCGCTGGTATTAATGGCAGGGGTCAGGGAAAAACTTGAGTTGGCCAATACTCCAAAGGCTCTTGAAGGTCTTCCAGCGGCTTTTCTTGTTGGTGGTTTGATGGCACTTGCATTCCTTGGATTTTCAGGCCTTAACTTCTTTGCATCCGTCGGAGGATAA
- a CDS encoding electron transport complex subunit E, whose amino-acid sequence MFSEEIKRGVVKENPILILALGLCPALAVSTSVQNGFGMGMAATFVLLCSNIIISLIKGWIPAKVRIPCFIVVIATFVSILQLILQAHFPTLNRELGIFIPLIVVNCVILGRAEAFASKNNPFRSVIDGLVMGLGFTFALSILSLFREVLGSNQIWGLLVIPGFEPMAAFVLAPGGFFAIALVMGLITYLRDKKEGTRP is encoded by the coding sequence ATGTTTTCTGAAGAAATAAAACGTGGAGTGGTTAAAGAGAACCCTATACTCATACTTGCTCTTGGATTATGTCCGGCTCTGGCTGTCAGCACTTCTGTGCAAAATGGGTTTGGAATGGGAATGGCCGCTACTTTTGTGCTCCTTTGCTCCAATATAATTATTTCACTTATTAAGGGATGGATACCGGCTAAGGTCAGAATTCCATGCTTTATAGTAGTAATTGCCACTTTTGTTTCTATTTTGCAGCTTATTTTACAGGCCCACTTCCCCACTCTTAACCGTGAATTAGGAATCTTTATTCCCCTTATTGTGGTAAACTGTGTTATTTTGGGGCGCGCTGAGGCTTTCGCGTCCAAAAACAATCCTTTTCGTTCGGTAATTGATGGTTTGGTGATGGGGCTTGGTTTTACATTCGCACTAAGCATCCTGAGCTTGTTCAGAGAAGTTCTTGGCAGTAATCAAATTTGGGGACTTTTGGTGATTCCAGGGTTCGAGCCTATGGCGGCGTTTGTACTCGCTCCGGGAGGATTTTTTGCCATTGCACTGGTAATGGGTTTAATCACCTATCTCCGTGACAAGAAAGAAGGTACTCGTCCATGA
- a CDS encoding FMN-binding protein yields MTDVIKLALALMAISLVAGLAIGITNHSTREQIAYQNELIQKQSLQAVFPEGITIKEKSGEGILPSKYWVGVCDDGEVLNYAFEVSRMGYSGDIKYMVGVDPEGTITGMTILEQQETPGLGSRVEEVASSEYIWTFLFSSSEENEPWFTEQFKGLSALLPITINNSSGEWHNLDQDKRNELKENNSVTAITGSTISTNAVVSGVEEKVKSYVKALKGTE; encoded by the coding sequence GTGACTGACGTAATTAAACTTGCATTGGCTCTTATGGCTATATCGCTTGTTGCTGGTTTGGCTATTGGAATAACTAATCATAGTACAAGAGAACAAATAGCGTATCAAAATGAACTTATTCAAAAACAATCACTGCAAGCTGTTTTTCCTGAGGGTATTACTATAAAGGAAAAATCAGGAGAGGGAATTTTACCTTCAAAGTACTGGGTAGGTGTTTGTGATGATGGTGAAGTTTTGAATTATGCTTTTGAAGTTAGCAGAATGGGTTACTCTGGCGATATTAAATATATGGTAGGTGTTGATCCTGAAGGAACAATCACCGGGATGACCATTCTTGAACAACAGGAAACCCCGGGGCTGGGTTCAAGGGTCGAAGAGGTGGCTTCTTCTGAATATATCTGGACATTTCTTTTCAGCTCATCAGAAGAAAATGAACCATGGTTTACTGAACAGTTCAAAGGACTCTCAGCTCTTTTGCCAATCACTATAAACAATTCATCGGGTGAATGGCATAACCTCGACCAGGATAAGCGAAATGAGCTCAAAGAAAACAATAGTGTAACCGCAATCACTGGTTCTACAATCTCTACCAATGCAGTAGTCAGTGGAGTGGAGGAAAAAGTAAAAAGTTATGTCAAAGCATTGAAAGGGACTGAGTAA